In one window of Frigoriglobus tundricola DNA:
- the rfbC gene encoding dTDP-4-dehydrorhamnose 3,5-epimerase, giving the protein MRFLPTELPGVFVIDVEPKPDDRGLFGRTYCREEFAAHGLCTEWPQCNVSFNTRAGTLRGMHWQAAPHEEAKLVRCTAGAAFDVVADLRVGSPTYRKWIAVEITAANRRAVYIPGGFAHGFQTLADGTELFYQMSAFYVPEAARGVRWDDPALGIAWPPCDARVIAPRDLAFPDLPT; this is encoded by the coding sequence ATGCGTTTTCTCCCCACCGAATTACCGGGCGTGTTCGTGATCGACGTCGAGCCGAAGCCCGACGACCGGGGGCTGTTCGGGCGGACGTACTGTCGCGAGGAGTTCGCGGCGCACGGGTTGTGTACCGAGTGGCCGCAGTGCAACGTGTCGTTCAACACCCGTGCGGGCACGCTCCGGGGGATGCACTGGCAGGCGGCCCCGCACGAAGAGGCGAAACTGGTGCGCTGCACCGCCGGTGCGGCGTTCGACGTCGTTGCGGACCTGCGCGTCGGCTCGCCCACGTACCGGAAATGGATCGCCGTGGAGATCACCGCCGCGAACCGCCGGGCGGTGTACATCCCCGGCGGGTTCGCCCACGGCTTTCAGACGCTCGCGGACGGCACCGAGCTCTTCTACCAGATGTCCGCGTTCTACGTGCCGGAGGCGGCCCGCGGCGTGCGGTGGGACGATCCCGCGCTCGGCATTGCGTGGCCGCCGTGCGACGCGCGCGTCATCGCGCCCCGTGACCTGGCGTTCCCGGACCTGCCGACATGA
- a CDS encoding class I SAM-dependent methyltransferase, with product MTAPATNREPLRPGSPPRPACRSCGAAPLAAVLSLGTTPLANALRADNDRAAPEATFPLDLAVCPHCALVQITAEVPPDDLFRDYVYFSSFSETMLRHAAELAMSVTRAENLGPESLVVEAASNDGYLLKNYAAAGVRVLGIEPARNVARVAIERHAVPTRTEFFGHEYAARLVSEGVRADVFHAHNVLAHVPDLNGFVAGIRALLKPTGVAVIEAPYVKDMLDHCEFDTIYHEHLCYFSLTALDRCFRRHGLAVRDVARVPIHGGTLRLFAAPAESVTAPSRPVADLLAEEAAWGVGTLAPYQAFAGRVAEIKRGLRALLGDLKASGKRIAAYGASAKGSTLLNFCGIGSETLDFVVDRSTVKQGKYTPGTRLKIHAPDKLLEEMPEYTLLLTWNFADEILRQQAEYQRRGGRFILPVPLPRVA from the coding sequence GTGACCGCACCCGCCACCAACCGCGAGCCCCTCCGGCCCGGTTCCCCGCCCCGCCCGGCGTGCCGCTCGTGCGGAGCGGCCCCGCTCGCGGCCGTGCTCTCTCTCGGCACCACGCCGCTGGCGAACGCGCTGCGGGCCGACAACGACCGCGCCGCGCCGGAAGCGACGTTTCCCCTCGACCTCGCGGTGTGCCCGCACTGCGCGCTCGTCCAGATCACCGCCGAGGTGCCGCCGGACGACCTGTTCCGCGACTACGTCTACTTCTCATCGTTTTCGGAGACGATGCTGCGGCACGCCGCCGAACTGGCGATGTCCGTGACCCGCGCCGAGAACCTCGGGCCGGAAAGTCTCGTTGTGGAGGCCGCGAGCAACGACGGGTACCTGCTGAAGAACTACGCGGCGGCCGGGGTCCGGGTGCTGGGGATCGAACCGGCGCGGAACGTCGCCCGCGTCGCGATCGAGCGCCACGCCGTCCCGACGCGCACGGAGTTCTTCGGGCACGAATACGCCGCCCGACTCGTGAGCGAGGGGGTCCGGGCCGACGTGTTCCACGCGCACAACGTCCTCGCCCACGTCCCGGACCTGAACGGGTTCGTGGCCGGCATCCGGGCGCTGCTCAAGCCGACCGGCGTCGCGGTGATCGAGGCGCCCTACGTGAAGGACATGCTCGACCACTGTGAGTTCGACACGATCTACCACGAGCACCTGTGCTACTTCTCGCTCACGGCGCTGGACCGCTGCTTCCGCCGGCACGGGCTGGCCGTTCGCGACGTGGCCCGCGTCCCGATCCACGGCGGCACGCTGCGCCTGTTCGCCGCACCGGCGGAGTCCGTCACGGCACCCTCCCGGCCGGTCGCCGACCTGCTGGCGGAAGAAGCCGCGTGGGGCGTCGGCACCCTGGCCCCCTACCAGGCGTTCGCGGGGCGCGTGGCCGAAATCAAGCGCGGGCTCCGCGCCCTGCTCGGAGACCTCAAGGCGAGCGGGAAGCGGATCGCCGCTTACGGCGCGTCCGCGAAGGGCAGCACCCTGCTGAACTTTTGCGGCATCGGGTCCGAGACGCTCGATTTCGTGGTGGACCGCAGCACCGTGAAGCAGGGCAAGTACACGCCCGGCACGCGGCTGAAGATCCACGCACCGGACAAGCTGCTCGAGGAGATGCCGGAGTACACGCTGCTCCTGACGTGGAACTTCGCGGACGAGATCCTGCGCCAACAGGCCGAGTACCAGCGCCGCGGCGGGCGGTTCATCCTGCCCGTCCCGCTCCCCCGCGTCGCGTGA
- a CDS encoding NAD-dependent epimerase/dehydratase family protein, producing the protein MSGFWRDRPTLVTGGTGLVGGWVVRRLLRAGADVVCLVRDWVPESEFVRAGLLQQVKTVRGDVCDQAALERVCGEYEIDTVIHLAAQTLVPVANRNPVATFESNVAGTWALLEACRRSPKVKQIVLASSDKAYGEAERLPYDETTPLQGRHPYDVSKSCADLIAQSYAATYDLPVAITRCGNFYGPGDLNWNRIVPGTIRSVRRGERPVIRSDGTHVRDYFYVEDGAAAYLMLAEKLAADPALRGEAFNFSNETRVTVLELVQKLLDLLGSRLTPDVRNEASHEIKHQSLSAAKARARLGWRPLFTLDEGLRKTVPWYSQFLATRGAA; encoded by the coding sequence ATGAGCGGGTTCTGGCGGGATCGGCCCACGCTCGTTACGGGCGGAACGGGCCTCGTCGGGGGCTGGGTCGTCCGGCGCCTGCTCCGCGCCGGGGCGGACGTGGTGTGCCTCGTCCGCGACTGGGTGCCCGAGAGCGAGTTCGTCCGCGCCGGGCTGCTCCAGCAGGTGAAGACCGTGCGCGGCGACGTGTGCGACCAGGCGGCCCTCGAGCGGGTGTGCGGCGAGTACGAGATCGACACCGTCATCCACCTCGCCGCGCAGACGCTCGTGCCCGTCGCGAACCGGAACCCGGTCGCCACGTTCGAGAGCAACGTTGCTGGCACCTGGGCGCTCCTGGAAGCGTGCCGGCGCAGCCCGAAGGTGAAGCAGATCGTACTCGCCTCGTCGGACAAGGCGTACGGCGAAGCCGAGAGGCTGCCCTACGACGAGACCACCCCGCTCCAGGGGCGCCACCCCTACGACGTGAGCAAGTCCTGCGCGGACCTCATCGCCCAGAGCTACGCGGCCACCTACGACCTGCCGGTCGCGATCACCCGGTGCGGCAACTTTTACGGCCCCGGCGACCTGAACTGGAACCGCATCGTGCCCGGCACGATCCGCTCCGTGCGGCGCGGCGAGCGCCCGGTGATCCGCTCCGACGGCACCCACGTCCGGGATTACTTCTACGTGGAGGACGGCGCCGCCGCGTACCTCATGCTCGCGGAGAAGCTGGCCGCCGACCCGGCGCTCCGCGGCGAGGCGTTCAACTTCTCCAACGAGACGCGGGTCACGGTCCTCGAACTCGTGCAGAAGCTGCTCGACCTGCTCGGATCGCGGCTGACGCCCGACGTGCGGAACGAGGCGAGTCACGAGATCAAGCACCAGAGCCTCTCCGCCGCGAAGGCCCGCGCCCGCCTGGGCTGGCGCCCGCTGTTCACGCTCGACGAGGGGCTCCGCAAGACGGTGCCCTGGTACTCCCAATTCCTGGCAACACGGGGAGCCGCGTGA
- the rfbF gene encoding glucose-1-phosphate cytidylyltransferase has translation MRAVILAGGLGTRLAEETETRPKPMVEIGGRPILWHIMSHYAAHWVTEFVVALGYKSEVVKRFFVEYSQLIGSLSVNLGRGEVTQHEPVGVDWTVHLIDTGLNTNTGGRVKRVAPWVEDDTFMLTYGDGVSDVDVQALLRFHRATGKLATVTAVRPPARFGGLEFDGPLVRAFTEKPQTGEGWINGGFFVVEPKVLDYIGGDAESFENDVLPRLVAEGQLAAYRHDRFWQCMDTLRDKRQLDALWQDGRAPWRAA, from the coding sequence ATGCGCGCGGTTATACTCGCCGGCGGCCTCGGCACCCGGCTCGCGGAAGAGACGGAGACCCGACCCAAGCCGATGGTCGAGATCGGGGGCCGCCCGATCCTCTGGCACATCATGAGCCACTACGCCGCCCACTGGGTGACCGAGTTCGTGGTCGCCCTGGGGTACAAGAGCGAGGTGGTGAAGCGGTTCTTCGTCGAGTACTCGCAACTCATCGGCAGCCTGTCGGTGAACCTCGGGCGCGGCGAGGTCACGCAGCACGAGCCGGTCGGCGTGGACTGGACCGTTCACCTCATCGACACCGGGCTGAACACCAACACCGGCGGCCGCGTGAAGCGCGTCGCCCCGTGGGTGGAGGACGACACGTTCATGCTCACCTACGGCGACGGGGTGAGCGACGTGGACGTCCAGGCCCTGCTCCGGTTCCACCGCGCGACGGGCAAGCTCGCCACGGTGACCGCGGTCCGGCCGCCGGCCCGGTTCGGCGGCCTGGAGTTCGACGGCCCCCTGGTCCGCGCGTTCACCGAGAAGCCCCAGACCGGTGAGGGGTGGATCAACGGCGGGTTCTTCGTCGTGGAGCCGAAGGTGCTCGACTACATCGGCGGCGACGCCGAGAGCTTCGAAAACGACGTCCTCCCGCGCCTGGTCGCGGAGGGCCAACTGGCCGCGTACCGCCACGACCGGTTCTGGCAGTGCATGGACACGCTCCGCGACAAGCGGCAGCTGGACGCCCTGTGGCAGGACGGCCGCGCGCCGTGGAGGGCCGCATGA
- a CDS encoding LysR family transcriptional regulator has product MQRLVQLMKGSAGEAAAQENPDEPTPPVPLVGESEGSERWSPKRLVRTCVASLETSASFGPMMGAEAQERHFYEAPRRAFVADGSAYNWSIHRGYFGTFEPIVDFLHAVCYVFSSATAVSADETSGWSQYLVWMRACWQGRVGDVLTELDHWQERLGESPPGEAQTAEERRDPRRVVAQARSYLGNNRDRMAYPRYRREGLPTTSSLVESLVGEVNARVKSKQKHWNRPAGAESILQLRAAVLSQDDRMSRFFAERPGCPFRKRDTLCHESEDVPAQTAA; this is encoded by the coding sequence GTGCAGCGTCTGGTGCAGCTGATGAAGGGATCGGCGGGCGAAGCGGCGGCCCAAGAAAACCCGGACGAACCGACGCCTCCGGTGCCGCTGGTCGGGGAATCCGAAGGGTCCGAACGTTGGTCCCCGAAGCGGTTGGTGAGGACCTGTGTGGCGAGCCTGGAGACGAGTGCCTCGTTCGGTCCGATGATGGGTGCGGAGGCCCAAGAGCGGCACTTTTATGAGGCCCCGCGTCGGGCGTTCGTGGCCGACGGTAGCGCATACAACTGGTCGATCCATCGGGGGTACTTCGGGACCTTCGAACCGATCGTGGATTTCCTGCACGCGGTCTGTTACGTGTTCTCGTCGGCTACGGCGGTGAGCGCCGATGAGACATCGGGTTGGTCCCAATACTTGGTCTGGATGCGCGCGTGTTGGCAGGGTCGCGTCGGGGACGTGCTGACCGAATTGGACCACTGGCAGGAGCGCCTGGGCGAGTCCCCGCCGGGTGAGGCACAGACGGCCGAGGAGCGTCGAGATCCGCGTCGCGTGGTGGCCCAGGCGCGGAGCTACTTGGGGAACAATCGGGACCGCATGGCGTACCCGCGGTACCGACGGGAGGGATTGCCAACGACGAGCAGTTTGGTCGAATCACTGGTGGGCGAGGTCAACGCTCGGGTGAAGAGCAAGCAGAAGCATTGGAACCGTCCCGCGGGAGCCGAATCGATCTTGCAACTGCGTGCCGCCGTGCTGAGCCAAGACGACCGCATGAGCCGGTTCTTCGCGGAACGGCCCGGGTGCCCGTTCCGCAAACGAGATACACTCTGCCATGAATCAGAGGATGTCCCGGCGCAAACCGCGGCGTGA
- a CDS encoding DUF3050 domain-containing protein, translating to MDRLHQLEDRLRPLKAALLDHPLYQHLDRLDALRLFMTHHVFAVWDFMSLLKTLQQRLTCATVPWLPAADPLSGRLVNEIVLGEESDEDGRGGYVSHFELYHRAMTRGGADTGPIDGFLTDLRRASPVPVALESPRIPACVRQFVGTTFDVIHGGDLCSVASAFTFGREDLLPAVFRRIVDQLNTEAGGGLSDFVYYLNRHIGLDGAEHGPMAHRLLASLCGSDESRWLRAEQTAVACLEARRGLWDGIREAIHR from the coding sequence GTGGACCGCCTGCACCAGCTCGAGGACCGTCTCCGACCGCTCAAGGCCGCGCTCCTGGATCACCCCCTCTATCAACACCTCGACCGGCTCGACGCCCTTCGACTCTTCATGACGCATCACGTCTTCGCGGTGTGGGATTTCATGTCGCTGCTCAAAACGCTCCAGCAGCGGCTCACTTGCGCCACCGTTCCGTGGCTGCCCGCCGCCGACCCGTTGAGCGGCCGGCTCGTCAACGAGATCGTTTTGGGCGAGGAGAGCGACGAAGACGGCCGGGGCGGGTACGTCAGCCACTTCGAGTTGTACCACCGGGCGATGACCCGCGGTGGGGCGGACACCGGCCCCATCGACGGCTTCTTGACCGACCTGCGCCGCGCCTCGCCCGTCCCCGTCGCCCTCGAATCGCCCCGCATCCCCGCGTGTGTCCGCCAGTTCGTCGGGACGACGTTCGACGTCATTCACGGCGGGGACCTCTGCTCCGTCGCCTCCGCCTTCACGTTCGGTCGGGAGGACCTGCTGCCCGCGGTCTTTCGCCGGATCGTGGACCAGTTGAACACCGAAGCGGGCGGCGGCCTGTCGGACTTCGTGTACTACCTGAACCGCCACATCGGGCTGGACGGGGCCGAACACGGCCCGATGGCGCACCGACTGCTCGCGTCCCTCTGCGGGTCCGATGAGTCCCGCTGGCTCCGCGCCGAGCAGACCGCGGTGGCCTGTTTGGAGGCCCGCCGCGGCTTGTGGGACGGGATTCGCGAAGCGATTCACCGGTAG
- a CDS encoding MaoC family dehydratase, whose translation MSDETLDFEELDIGREWVSGERVVLADDVGAFADLTGDRNPVHLDPEFARTTPFRRCIAHGLLGLGLAGGLVWDALPVRPVALLGLREWNFRAPIFLGDVIRTRVTVQEKELQGRGRRGVVAWRVEILSQDGRVVQEGVMTMLIPTARRVANGQTTADAA comes from the coding sequence ATGTCTGACGAAACGCTCGACTTCGAGGAGCTGGATATCGGCCGCGAGTGGGTGTCCGGGGAACGTGTCGTTCTCGCGGACGATGTGGGCGCGTTCGCGGATCTGACGGGCGACCGTAACCCGGTCCACTTGGACCCCGAATTCGCCCGGACGACCCCGTTCCGGCGCTGCATCGCTCACGGCCTGCTCGGTCTGGGGCTGGCCGGGGGACTCGTGTGGGACGCCCTGCCGGTTCGACCGGTCGCGCTGCTGGGGCTCCGGGAGTGGAACTTCCGCGCGCCGATCTTCCTCGGCGACGTGATCCGCACCCGCGTGACGGTGCAGGAAAAGGAACTCCAGGGGCGGGGGCGGCGGGGCGTGGTGGCGTGGCGGGTCGAGATCCTGAGCCAGGACGGTCGGGTGGTCCAGGAAGGCGTGATGACCATGCTCATCCCAACGGCCCGACGCGTCGCAAACGGCCAGACGACTGCCGATGCCGCTTGA
- a CDS encoding efflux RND transporter permease subunit: MIAALIAAAVRRPWLVLLLAAALAGAGAYAFTRQPVDAYPDISSNTVQVITTYSGRAPEEVERQVTVPLENALLGTPKVQVVRSRTIFGLSVLQLTFEEGTELYWARQRVTEKLADVDLPDGVKPQLGPLATAYGEVYRYRLASDGTHDLMTLRELNDWVVTRRLLRVPGVAECANFGGQERQLAVTFYPAQLDRYGVSFSDMEDAVKKNNTAAGGSVVRRGSMSLVVRGGGLVETEQQLRGVFVKSVGGTPIYIRDIALIGSEPKTPNGIFSKDRTDDAVEGIVLMRKGENPSEVLNRVRDAVDELNASPALPPGVKIVSYYDRQQLVDATLHTVAHSVLLGVTLVVLVLLLFLGRPATALLVAATIPFALLFALLLMYLTGIPIGLLSIGAIDFGIIVDGAVIVAENIARRLGHATERNERPDVRKVVLEAAQEMERPVFFSVLMIGVAYLPLLSLTSIEGLLFRPMALTMVYALAGSLLFALFVIPVLAVVLFRNGYHEWENPALKLARPLYAATLRGLLAAQWLTVAAVVCGVAVVALRVVPKLGIEFLPYMDEGVIWVRANYPEGTSLEQTSEYGRRLREIASEFPDVRFVIVQAGRNDDNTDPFPPSRIEMMVGPKPRSEWTQFKTKQELVAALGKRYREEFPTTRFNFTQPIIDSVTEDTNGTSANLAVEFTGADSDVLLNLARRTVTLMKGVPGAQDVAIEQEGPQPQLVIQPDRLLCARYNVRIEDVAKLVNMAIGGEPVGTQYKEDRKFDIVARLDRRTKESVTAIGRLPVYTADGQPVPLSSVAKITVADGQTLIAREGGRRRVTVRCDIVGRDQGGFVKEAQEKFDAEIGPSVPAGYKVGWLGMFENLTRARKHFTYLIPTTVLVLFGMLMVTFGSFRAALLVLVGVPFACVGGVIALEVRGMHVNVSTGVGFCALFGIAIMDGVLMVRGITALREAGLGLRGAIVDGAQERLRPILMTAIVAILGLLPASLATGLGSDVQRPLATVIVWGLCSSTVLTLFVVPVLYFLFAPHVETNAGVPPSAPQPA; the protein is encoded by the coding sequence GTGATCGCCGCACTGATTGCCGCCGCCGTCCGCCGCCCGTGGCTGGTCCTGCTCCTGGCGGCCGCCCTCGCCGGGGCCGGGGCCTACGCCTTCACCCGGCAGCCGGTGGACGCCTACCCCGACATCTCCTCGAACACCGTTCAGGTCATCACCACCTACTCTGGGCGGGCGCCCGAAGAGGTCGAACGCCAGGTGACGGTCCCGCTCGAAAACGCGCTGCTCGGCACGCCGAAGGTGCAGGTCGTCCGCTCCCGGACCATCTTCGGCCTGTCGGTCCTGCAGTTGACCTTCGAGGAGGGGACCGAGCTGTACTGGGCGCGCCAGCGCGTGACCGAGAAGCTGGCCGATGTGGACCTGCCGGACGGCGTGAAGCCGCAACTCGGCCCGCTGGCCACCGCCTACGGCGAGGTGTACCGCTACCGGCTCGCGTCCGACGGCACCCACGACCTGATGACGCTCCGGGAGCTGAACGACTGGGTGGTCACCCGGCGCCTCCTGCGGGTGCCGGGGGTGGCCGAGTGCGCCAACTTCGGCGGACAGGAGCGGCAGCTCGCGGTCACCTTCTACCCGGCCCAGCTCGACCGGTACGGGGTCAGCTTCTCGGACATGGAGGACGCGGTCAAGAAGAACAACACGGCCGCCGGCGGGAGCGTGGTGCGCCGCGGGAGCATGTCGCTGGTCGTTCGGGGCGGCGGGCTGGTCGAGACCGAGCAGCAGCTCCGCGGGGTGTTCGTCAAATCCGTCGGGGGGACCCCGATCTACATCCGGGACATCGCCCTCATCGGGTCGGAGCCGAAGACGCCCAACGGCATCTTCAGCAAGGACCGCACCGACGACGCGGTCGAGGGCATCGTCCTGATGCGCAAGGGCGAGAACCCGTCGGAGGTGCTGAACCGCGTGCGGGACGCGGTGGACGAGCTGAACGCCTCGCCCGCCCTTCCGCCGGGCGTGAAAATCGTTTCGTACTACGACCGGCAGCAACTGGTGGACGCGACGCTCCACACGGTCGCCCACAGCGTCCTGCTCGGCGTCACCCTGGTGGTGCTGGTGCTGCTCTTGTTCCTGGGGCGCCCGGCGACGGCCCTGCTGGTGGCCGCGACGATCCCGTTCGCGCTCCTGTTCGCGCTGCTCCTGATGTACCTGACCGGCATCCCGATCGGCCTCCTGTCGATCGGGGCGATCGACTTCGGGATCATCGTGGACGGCGCGGTGATCGTGGCCGAGAACATCGCCCGGCGGCTGGGCCACGCGACCGAGCGGAACGAGCGGCCGGACGTCCGAAAAGTGGTGCTGGAAGCCGCTCAGGAGATGGAGCGGCCGGTGTTCTTCTCCGTCCTGATGATCGGGGTCGCGTACCTCCCGCTGCTGTCGCTGACGAGTATCGAGGGGCTGCTGTTCCGGCCGATGGCACTGACGATGGTGTACGCCCTGGCGGGGTCGCTCCTGTTCGCACTGTTCGTGATCCCGGTGCTGGCCGTCGTCCTGTTCCGGAACGGCTACCACGAGTGGGAGAACCCGGCCCTCAAGCTCGCCCGCCCGCTGTACGCGGCGACGCTCCGCGGGCTCCTGGCCGCCCAGTGGCTGACGGTCGCCGCGGTCGTGTGCGGGGTCGCCGTGGTCGCGCTGCGGGTCGTGCCGAAGCTCGGTATCGAGTTCCTGCCGTACATGGACGAGGGCGTGATCTGGGTGCGGGCCAACTACCCCGAGGGCACGTCGCTGGAGCAGACCAGCGAGTACGGCCGGCGGCTGCGGGAGATCGCCTCGGAGTTCCCGGACGTGCGGTTCGTGATCGTCCAGGCCGGGCGGAACGACGACAACACCGACCCGTTCCCGCCGAGCCGGATCGAGATGATGGTCGGCCCCAAACCGCGCTCGGAGTGGACGCAGTTCAAGACCAAGCAGGAACTCGTTGCCGCCCTCGGGAAGCGCTACCGGGAGGAGTTCCCGACCACGCGGTTCAACTTCACCCAGCCCATTATCGACAGCGTGACCGAGGACACGAACGGGACGAGCGCGAACCTGGCCGTCGAGTTCACCGGCGCCGATTCGGACGTGCTCCTGAACCTCGCCCGGCGCACGGTCACACTGATGAAAGGGGTGCCGGGCGCGCAGGACGTGGCGATCGAACAGGAGGGTCCGCAACCGCAGCTCGTGATCCAGCCGGACCGCCTCCTGTGCGCCCGGTACAACGTGCGCATTGAGGACGTGGCGAAGCTGGTGAACATGGCGATCGGCGGGGAGCCGGTCGGAACGCAGTACAAGGAGGACCGCAAGTTCGACATCGTGGCCCGGCTGGACCGGCGGACGAAAGAATCGGTGACGGCCATCGGCCGGCTCCCGGTGTACACCGCCGACGGCCAACCGGTGCCGCTGTCGTCGGTCGCGAAGATCACGGTTGCGGACGGCCAAACGCTGATCGCCCGCGAGGGCGGCCGGCGCCGGGTCACGGTCCGGTGCGACATCGTGGGCCGGGACCAGGGCGGGTTCGTCAAGGAAGCGCAAGAGAAGTTCGACGCCGAGATCGGGCCGTCGGTCCCGGCGGGGTACAAGGTCGGCTGGCTGGGCATGTTCGAGAACCTCACCCGCGCCCGGAAGCACTTCACTTATCTGATTCCGACGACCGTGCTCGTCCTCTTCGGGATGCTCATGGTGACGTTCGGGTCGTTCCGGGCCGCCCTGCTGGTGCTCGTCGGGGTGCCGTTCGCGTGCGTGGGCGGGGTGATCGCTCTGGAGGTGCGGGGGATGCACGTCAACGTTTCGACGGGGGTCGGGTTCTGTGCCCTGTTCGGGATCGCGATCATGGACGGGGTGCTGATGGTCCGCGGGATCACCGCCCTGCGTGAAGCCGGGCTGGGGCTGCGGGGGGCGATCGTGGACGGCGCACAGGAGCGGCTCCGGCCGATCCTGATGACCGCGATCGTCGCCATCCTGGGCCTGCTACCGGCGTCGCTGGCGACCGGCCTGGGGTCGGACGTCCAGCGCCCGCTGGCCACGGTGATCGTCTGGGGGCTGTGCAGTTCCACCGTGCTGACGCTGTTCGTCGTTCCCGTGTTGTACTTCCTGTTCGCCCCGCACGTCGAAACGAACGCGGGCGTCCCGCCGAGCGCACCTCAACCGGCCTGA
- a CDS encoding efflux RND transporter periplasmic adaptor subunit yields MSQQPQPPSPPPPAGDTTTGPTARVARPTPAWRSRLAALWSVGQFVVALVITVAVLVHLLSEPPAKTSEAQEDRGGPEPVRVVGPFLVRVEPNTPLAAKLQTADVRPTRVTTPSLTVTGTVVASLRPGNGKSVRTGWAAIPWLRRSSDAWQFNSADVLSSFTDWQKAKADITFSTMQAARIREAALARTAAQKDVVATMVRLEAAGTETKKALAVEQALLRQYEIQEQREIYEAETAIRVAERNEAATARQLQQAGLDPALLGSVTADVDLVMADVPEGFLGRVKIGDGCEARFFGFPDQTFAGRVKSIAPVIARERRSLRVLFTVDDVNDQLRPGMFAEIGLGTDARDALLAPADGVVHVGRTDYLLVATPSQDVWRVTPVEVGELREGRLEIVKGLKPGDRVLGQGTILLKPAIVVAVGSNDFGPAAGDFK; encoded by the coding sequence ATGAGCCAGCAACCGCAACCGCCGTCCCCGCCCCCACCGGCCGGAGACACGACCACCGGCCCGACGGCGCGGGTCGCACGCCCCACTCCCGCGTGGCGCTCCCGGCTCGCCGCACTCTGGTCCGTTGGCCAGTTCGTCGTGGCCCTCGTCATAACCGTCGCGGTCCTCGTTCACCTGCTTTCGGAACCCCCGGCCAAGACGAGCGAGGCCCAGGAGGACCGGGGCGGACCGGAACCGGTGCGGGTCGTCGGACCGTTCCTCGTCCGGGTCGAGCCGAACACCCCGCTGGCCGCCAAGCTCCAGACCGCCGACGTCCGCCCGACCCGCGTCACGACGCCCTCGCTGACGGTCACCGGTACGGTGGTCGCCAGCCTCCGTCCCGGGAACGGGAAGAGTGTCCGGACCGGGTGGGCCGCGATCCCCTGGCTCCGGCGATCGAGCGACGCCTGGCAATTCAACTCGGCGGACGTACTGTCCTCGTTCACCGACTGGCAAAAGGCCAAGGCCGATATCACGTTCTCCACCATGCAGGCGGCCCGCATCCGCGAAGCGGCCCTCGCCCGGACCGCCGCTCAAAAGGACGTCGTCGCCACGATGGTGCGGCTGGAGGCGGCCGGAACGGAAACCAAGAAGGCGCTGGCCGTGGAGCAAGCGCTTCTCCGCCAGTACGAGATTCAAGAGCAGCGGGAGATTTACGAGGCGGAGACGGCCATTCGCGTGGCCGAGCGGAACGAGGCCGCGACCGCCCGCCAGCTCCAGCAGGCCGGCCTCGACCCGGCCCTGCTCGGCTCGGTCACGGCGGACGTGGACCTGGTCATGGCCGACGTGCCGGAGGGATTCCTCGGGCGCGTCAAGATCGGGGACGGGTGCGAGGCCCGGTTCTTCGGCTTCCCCGACCAGACCTTCGCCGGCCGGGTGAAAAGTATCGCCCCCGTGATCGCCCGCGAGCGCCGGTCGTTGCGGGTTCTGTTCACCGTGGACGACGTCAACGACCAACTGCGGCCGGGCATGTTCGCCGAAATCGGCCTCGGCACCGACGCCCGCGACGCCCTGCTCGCCCCGGCGGACGGCGTGGTTCACGTCGGCCGCACGGATTATTTGCTCGTCGCGACCCCGAGCCAGGACGTGTGGCGCGTCACCCCGGTCGAGGTCGGGGAGCTGCGCGAGGGGCGACTCGAGATCGTGAAGGGGCTCAAACCCGGCGACCGCGTTCTGGGGCAAGGCACGATCCTGCTCAAGCCGGCCATCGTCGTGGCGGTCGGCTCCAACGACTTCGGGCCCGCGGCGGGGGATTTCAAGTGA